In the genome of Pseudomonas sp. P5_109, one region contains:
- a CDS encoding acyl-CoA dehydrogenase family protein: MDIEFSVHEQAFRQEVRAFLRNNLPKELSERIILGKRLSKEHQVQWMQILDRQGWLAPGWPVEFGGTGWSAVQKHIFDEECFAAGAPKVVSFGLKMVAPVIIKFGTAEQKAHFLPRILSCADWWCQGYSEPGAGSDLSSLKTRAVRDGDHYVVNGQKTWTTLAHFADWMFCLVRTDPEARQQRGISFLLIDMKTPGITVRPIITLDGEHEVNEVFFDNVRVPVANLVGQENEGWTCAKYLLTHERTSIGGIAQNKALLTRLKRIASQEVRDGRPLIEDPLFRAQIAEVEMQLMAAEMSNLRTLAATQNGDVPGAESSFLKIKGTEIRQAITYLISKAVGPYALPFIEDELGYGSEPLLYTDYSSAATYQYLDARKASIYGGANEIQKNIIAKMILEL, from the coding sequence ATGGACATTGAATTCTCGGTGCACGAACAAGCCTTTCGCCAGGAGGTCCGGGCCTTTTTGCGTAATAACTTGCCGAAGGAGTTGTCCGAGCGAATTATCCTCGGCAAACGCCTGAGCAAGGAGCATCAGGTGCAATGGATGCAGATACTCGACCGCCAGGGCTGGCTCGCGCCGGGCTGGCCGGTGGAGTTCGGCGGCACTGGCTGGAGCGCCGTGCAGAAGCATATTTTCGACGAAGAATGCTTCGCCGCCGGTGCGCCGAAGGTAGTGTCCTTCGGCTTGAAGATGGTCGCTCCGGTGATCATCAAGTTCGGCACGGCAGAGCAGAAAGCGCACTTCCTGCCACGCATACTGTCCTGTGCAGACTGGTGGTGCCAGGGCTACTCCGAACCCGGTGCCGGTTCTGACTTGTCGTCGTTGAAAACCCGCGCCGTACGCGATGGCGATCACTATGTGGTCAATGGCCAGAAAACCTGGACCACGCTGGCGCACTTCGCCGACTGGATGTTCTGCCTGGTGCGCACCGACCCCGAGGCCCGTCAGCAACGGGGTATTTCATTTCTGCTGATCGACATGAAAACCCCGGGCATCACCGTGCGACCGATCATCACCCTGGACGGCGAACATGAAGTCAACGAAGTGTTCTTCGACAATGTGCGGGTGCCGGTGGCCAATCTGGTCGGGCAGGAAAACGAGGGCTGGACCTGCGCTAAGTATTTGCTGACCCACGAACGCACCAGCATCGGCGGGATCGCGCAGAACAAGGCCTTGCTCACGCGGCTCAAGCGCATTGCCAGTCAGGAAGTGCGTGACGGGCGGCCACTGATCGAAGACCCGCTGTTTCGTGCGCAGATCGCCGAAGTCGAGATGCAGCTGATGGCCGCCGAGATGAGCAACCTGCGCACGCTGGCGGCGACCCAGAACGGCGATGTACCTGGTGCCGAAAGCTCGTTCCTGAAGATCAAGGGCACTGAGATCCGCCAGGCGATTACCTACCTGATCAGCAAGGCCGTGGGGCCGTACGCGTTGCCGTTCATTGAAGATGAACTGGGTTATGGCAGCGAACCGTTGCTCTACACCGACTACAGCAGCGCGGCCACCTACCAGTATCTGGATGCACGCAAGGCCTCGATTTATGGCGGCGCCAATGAAATCCAGAAGAACATCATCGCGAAAATGATCCTCGAACTGTAA
- a CDS encoding Zn-dependent alcohol dehydrogenase, producing the protein MKAAVFHQVGAPLVIEEVGISKPGPREVLIRTKAVGVCHSDLHVIDGSFPYPGPMVLGHEAAGVVEQVGSEVRSVKPGDHVVTCLTVFCGHCDHCVTGHLARCVSPETKRGKDEEPRLTYVHKPMPQFVNLSGFAEQMLVHENACVAIRRDMPLDRAALLGCAVTTGTGAVFNTAKVRPGETVAVIGCGGIGLAAINGAALAGAGRIIAIDMLDSKLELARQFGATDVINGRDGDAAKQVLELTRGGVHHAFECIGLKQTAEQAFAMLARGGTATVIGMLKPGLKIEIDPLQLLHERRIQGSLMGSNRFPVDMPRLVDFYMQGRLKLDEMISQRIRLDQINEAFDELRRGELARSVIVFE; encoded by the coding sequence ATGAAAGCTGCCGTATTCCATCAGGTTGGAGCCCCGCTGGTCATTGAAGAAGTGGGCATCAGCAAACCGGGTCCGCGCGAAGTGTTGATCCGCACCAAAGCGGTCGGCGTTTGCCACTCGGACCTGCACGTCATCGACGGTTCGTTCCCGTACCCGGGCCCCATGGTGTTGGGCCATGAAGCCGCTGGCGTGGTCGAGCAGGTCGGCTCCGAAGTGCGCTCGGTCAAGCCCGGCGACCATGTGGTCACCTGCCTTACCGTGTTCTGCGGTCACTGCGATCACTGCGTGACCGGTCACCTGGCGCGCTGCGTGTCGCCGGAAACCAAGCGCGGCAAGGACGAAGAGCCGCGCCTGACCTACGTGCACAAGCCGATGCCGCAATTCGTCAACCTGTCCGGGTTCGCCGAGCAGATGTTGGTGCACGAAAACGCCTGCGTGGCGATCCGCCGCGACATGCCGCTGGACCGTGCGGCATTGCTCGGTTGCGCGGTCACCACCGGCACTGGCGCGGTGTTCAACACCGCCAAGGTGCGTCCGGGCGAGACCGTGGCCGTGATCGGCTGCGGCGGTATCGGCCTGGCCGCGATCAATGGCGCGGCGCTGGCCGGGGCAGGGCGCATCATCGCCATCGACATGCTCGACTCGAAGCTGGAACTGGCCAGGCAGTTCGGTGCCACCGATGTGATCAACGGCCGCGACGGCGATGCCGCCAAGCAGGTGCTGGAGCTGACCCGTGGTGGCGTGCACCACGCGTTCGAATGCATCGGCCTCAAGCAGACCGCCGAGCAGGCGTTCGCCATGCTCGCGCGCGGCGGTACCGCCACCGTGATTGGCATGCTCAAGCCGGGCCTGAAAATCGAAATCGACCCGCTGCAGTTGCTCCACGAACGGCGCATCCAGGGCTCGCTGATGGGCTCCAACCGCTTCCCGGTGGACATGCCGCGCCTGGTGGATTTCTACATGCAGGGTCGGCTCAAGCTCGACGAGATGATTTCCCAGCGCATCCGCCTGGACCAGATCAACGAGGCGTTCGATGAGTTGCGTCGCGGTGAGCTGGCGCGCTCGGTCATCGTTTTCGAATAA
- a CDS encoding coniferyl aldehyde dehydrogenase, giving the protein MSAIERSTNCEIRTILEKQRAAFLAREPYSFEERCELLDRAIGLLVEHEQEIIDALTADFGHRSPGFSKGSEVLSPLATLKQTKAELASWMRPEQRQARAGEAWVQYQPLGVVGIVTAWNVPGYMVFSGLAGALAAGNRVMIKPSEFNPHTSALIARLIRSVYAEEEVAVVLGDAQVGQAFCGQPFDHLLFTGATSIGRHVLRAAAENLVPVTLELGGKSPTIISRSADFNDAVAKVVIGKLLNAGQLCVAPDHVFVPQESVDAFIGVAKAVVAKFFPTLKDNPDYTSIINARHVERLQGYLSEARAAGVELIELNAAAEDFSQSTLNKIVPTLLRNPGDDLQVMQDEIFGPLLPIKPYATLDEVIAQINARPRPLALYYFGKDASEEAQVLTRTCSGGVTLNGVMSHASTEGLPFGGVGPSGMGAYHGIDGFRTFSHAKAVLRTANPA; this is encoded by the coding sequence ATGAGTGCCATCGAGCGTTCGACGAACTGTGAAATCCGCACGATCCTGGAAAAGCAAAGGGCGGCCTTCCTGGCCCGCGAACCCTATAGTTTCGAGGAGCGTTGTGAGTTGCTCGACCGGGCCATTGGTTTGCTGGTCGAACATGAGCAGGAAATCATCGACGCCCTGACCGCCGATTTCGGCCATCGCAGCCCCGGTTTCTCCAAGGGTAGTGAAGTGCTGTCGCCGTTGGCCACGCTCAAGCAGACCAAGGCCGAACTGGCGTCATGGATGCGCCCGGAACAACGTCAGGCCCGGGCCGGTGAAGCCTGGGTGCAGTATCAACCGCTCGGCGTGGTCGGCATCGTCACCGCGTGGAACGTGCCCGGCTACATGGTGTTCAGCGGGCTGGCCGGTGCTTTGGCCGCAGGCAACCGAGTGATGATCAAGCCGTCGGAATTCAATCCGCACACCTCGGCGCTGATCGCCAGGCTGATTCGTTCGGTGTACGCCGAAGAGGAAGTGGCGGTGGTCCTGGGTGACGCGCAGGTCGGCCAGGCGTTCTGCGGCCAGCCGTTCGACCATCTGCTGTTCACCGGTGCCACCAGCATCGGCAGGCACGTGTTGCGGGCGGCGGCGGAGAACCTGGTGCCGGTAACCCTGGAGCTGGGCGGCAAGTCGCCAACGATCATCTCGCGCTCGGCGGACTTCAACGACGCGGTGGCCAAGGTGGTGATCGGCAAGCTGCTCAACGCCGGCCAGTTGTGCGTGGCACCGGATCATGTGTTCGTCCCGCAAGAGTCGGTGGACGCCTTCATCGGCGTGGCCAAGGCCGTGGTCGCAAAGTTCTTCCCGACGCTCAAGGACAACCCTGACTACACCTCGATCATCAACGCCCGCCATGTCGAACGCTTGCAGGGTTACCTGAGCGAGGCCCGCGCCGCCGGTGTCGAACTGATCGAACTGAACGCCGCGGCGGAAGACTTCAGCCAATCGACGCTGAACAAGATCGTACCGACGCTGCTGCGCAACCCCGGCGACGATCTGCAGGTGATGCAGGACGAAATCTTTGGTCCGCTGCTGCCGATCAAACCCTACGCAACCCTCGACGAAGTCATCGCCCAGATCAATGCGCGGCCGCGTCCGCTGGCGCTGTACTACTTCGGCAAAGACGCCAGCGAAGAAGCGCAAGTGCTCACGCGTACCTGCTCTGGCGGCGTGACCCTCAACGGCGTGATGAGCCACGCCAGCACCGAAGGCCTGCCGTTCGGCGGCGTCGGCCCGAGCGGCATGGGCGCCTACCACGGCATCGACGGTTTCCGCACCTTCAGCCACGCCAAAGCCGTTTTGCGCACGGCCAACCCGGCCTGA
- a CDS encoding helix-turn-helix transcriptional regulator, whose product MLVPRPHLCDVLESKPCRLQLLCAPAGYGKTSVLQEYLQGVATVGRVVWVSLGGQLQTLEHFIARLAGALGLAVDTAADGVLAFLDSGVSVPVTPLSRASPLPQLTAFPCGSGLAREEALADSEDLKLSLIFDDLPAQLPPDLNHWFDQLLSLKKPHLQVLVTCRQRPDWNLPRLMLTGQLLELDARQLALRPDEFESLIDALAPHTDALSREKLWHETGGWCAGVRLSLSAPLLGQYLERELLSRLSEEQREVLCGLAHLSRVSADLCEQLWEGQQGGRVFDSLLHGQAFVFPIDQQPGWFRLLPVVARVLQQQMTGLALNRLRLRACQLLSVLGHVDDAVEQALCADQPEVAANYMERLWLSWILGERHLNKLMDWRERIEPQLLHSSPRLIYLCAKALLFSGRLDEAGDCLMRLGHFLPLADTRRNQRLLANWQALYGTLQAQRGHVDPARLHCRAALDYLTAEDWLSVLLCHCILARIAMDAGDLVEAQSLLDHSLELARRQGSHESEVLVNVDRVRLLMLQGQSRLAQSLVRSELNRLTVSTGQPYPLRGRLLFQQGELLLQQGHVNEAEVVVQAGLLQVRDCCAPFVLNAYLLLSEIAARSHDLEKARWHLHEAERRMHWGKVHAACYQGPIARQQARIAAREQPANDDKASPARTSGVPDYQDDLTPREVSVLKLLAEGMSVREVGSRLFISENTVKTHAKNINVKLGACRRTQAINSAKAMGILA is encoded by the coding sequence ATGTTGGTGCCACGACCGCATCTGTGCGACGTACTCGAGAGCAAACCTTGCCGCTTGCAACTGCTTTGCGCGCCTGCCGGGTATGGCAAGACGTCGGTTTTGCAGGAGTATTTGCAGGGTGTCGCGACGGTGGGGCGGGTGGTGTGGGTGTCTTTGGGTGGGCAGCTTCAGACGCTGGAGCACTTCATTGCACGATTGGCGGGGGCGTTGGGGTTGGCGGTTGATACGGCGGCGGATGGGGTGCTGGCGTTTCTCGATTCAGGAGTGTCGGTGCCTGTTACACCCCTTTCGCGAGCAAGCCCGCTCCCACAGTTGACCGCGTTCCCCTGTGGGAGCGGGCTTGCTCGCGAAGAGGCCCTTGCTGACAGCGAAGATCTCAAGCTAAGCCTGATCTTCGACGACCTGCCGGCACAGCTGCCGCCAGACCTGAACCACTGGTTCGACCAACTCCTGTCCCTGAAAAAACCGCACCTGCAAGTGCTGGTCACCTGCCGTCAACGCCCGGACTGGAATTTGCCGCGCCTGATGCTGACCGGCCAACTGCTGGAGCTCGATGCCCGGCAACTGGCCCTGCGCCCCGACGAATTCGAATCGCTGATCGATGCCCTCGCGCCGCACACCGATGCACTGTCCAGGGAAAAGCTCTGGCATGAGACCGGCGGGTGGTGCGCCGGTGTTCGCCTGTCGCTTTCGGCTCCCTTGCTCGGTCAGTACCTTGAGCGTGAACTGCTGTCGCGGCTCAGTGAAGAGCAGCGCGAGGTCTTGTGTGGCCTCGCGCATTTGTCTCGGGTCAGTGCCGACCTCTGCGAACAGTTGTGGGAAGGCCAGCAGGGCGGTCGGGTGTTCGACAGCCTGCTGCACGGCCAGGCCTTTGTGTTCCCGATCGATCAACAACCTGGCTGGTTCCGGCTGCTACCCGTCGTAGCCCGGGTGCTACAGCAGCAGATGACCGGCCTGGCACTGAACCGCTTGCGCTTGCGAGCCTGCCAGTTGCTCAGCGTGCTGGGGCATGTCGACGATGCCGTCGAGCAGGCGTTATGCGCCGATCAGCCCGAGGTGGCGGCCAATTACATGGAGCGCTTGTGGCTGAGCTGGATCCTCGGCGAACGGCATCTGAACAAGCTGATGGACTGGCGCGAGCGTATCGAACCGCAATTGCTGCACAGCAGCCCGCGCCTGATTTACCTGTGTGCCAAGGCGTTGTTGTTCAGCGGGCGGCTGGACGAAGCCGGTGATTGCCTGATGCGACTCGGGCACTTTCTGCCGTTGGCCGATACGCGGCGCAACCAGCGCCTGCTGGCAAACTGGCAGGCCTTGTACGGCACCTTGCAGGCACAGCGCGGCCATGTCGATCCGGCGCGCCTGCATTGTCGTGCGGCCCTTGACTACCTGACGGCTGAGGATTGGCTGTCGGTGCTGTTGTGCCATTGCATCCTGGCACGCATCGCGATGGATGCCGGCGACCTCGTCGAGGCCCAGTCGCTGCTGGATCACTCGCTGGAGCTGGCCCGACGCCAGGGCAGCCATGAATCGGAGGTGCTGGTCAACGTCGACCGGGTGCGCTTGCTGATGCTTCAGGGGCAGTCGCGGCTCGCGCAATCGCTGGTGCGCAGCGAGCTCAACCGGTTGACCGTCAGTACGGGACAGCCTTATCCGTTGCGCGGTCGACTGTTGTTCCAGCAAGGCGAGTTGTTGTTGCAACAGGGCCACGTCAACGAAGCCGAGGTGGTGGTGCAGGCGGGGCTGTTGCAGGTTCGCGACTGTTGCGCGCCTTTTGTGCTCAACGCCTATCTGCTGTTATCGGAAATCGCCGCTCGCAGCCATGACCTGGAAAAGGCCCGCTGGCATTTGCATGAAGCCGAGCGGCGCATGCATTGGGGCAAGGTCCACGCGGCGTGCTACCAGGGGCCGATCGCGCGACAGCAAGCCAGGATCGCCGCCCGCGAGCAACCGGCCAACGACGACAAAGCCTCGCCTGCGCGCACGAGCGGCGTGCCGGATTACCAGGACGACCTGACACCGCGCGAGGTGTCGGTGCTCAAGTTGCTCGCCGAAGGCATGTCGGTACGCGAAGTTGGCAGCCGCTTGTTCATCTCGGAAAACACCGTGAAAACCCACGCCAAGAACATCAACGTCAAGCTCGGCGCATGCCGTCGCACCCAGGCGATCAACAGTGCCAAGGCCATGGGCATCCTGGCTTGA
- a CDS encoding DUF1329 domain-containing protein, translating to MNARLMLRAGALSLSLLASGVMAAVTPQEAAQLGTTLTPLGAQKEGNANGSIPAWTGGLKPGAAALDNGFLGDPFAGEKPQFVITAANVDQYKDKLTPGQLAMFKRYPDSYKIPVFKTQRTAASPQNIYDIAKKSAVTTELTPDGNGLENFTQTRYYPFPIPKNGVEVYWNHTNRYRGGNMERIAAQAAPQTNGSYSIVEYEDKLAFPQLMEGVDAGQADNVLYYYKQEITAPSRMAGSVILIHETIDQVKEPRLAWVYNAGQRRVRRAPQVAYDGPGNGSDGMRTADNTDMMNGAPDRYDWKLVGKQELYIPYNNYKLQSPKVKYDDIIKPGHINQDLTRYELHRVWHVQATLKPGQRHVYAKRDMYFDEDTWQLAEVDHYDGRGQLWRVAEGYAVNDYERGASNFAMLGIYDLIAGRYNVLAMTNQSRHATTYGMTAKMTDFTPAALRNDGIR from the coding sequence ATGAACGCACGTTTAATGCTGCGCGCTGGCGCACTGAGTCTGTCATTGCTGGCCAGCGGTGTAATGGCCGCTGTTACCCCGCAGGAAGCCGCGCAACTGGGTACCACTCTGACGCCACTGGGCGCGCAGAAAGAGGGCAATGCCAACGGCAGCATTCCTGCCTGGACCGGTGGCCTCAAACCCGGTGCGGCGGCACTCGACAATGGTTTTCTCGGCGATCCGTTCGCCGGTGAAAAACCGCAGTTCGTGATCACGGCAGCCAACGTCGACCAGTACAAGGACAAGCTGACCCCCGGCCAGCTGGCGATGTTCAAGCGCTACCCGGACAGCTACAAGATCCCGGTGTTCAAGACCCAGCGCACCGCAGCCTCGCCGCAGAACATCTATGACATTGCCAAAAAGAGTGCGGTGACCACCGAACTGACCCCCGATGGCAACGGCCTGGAAAACTTCACCCAGACCCGCTATTACCCGTTCCCGATTCCAAAGAACGGTGTGGAGGTGTACTGGAACCACACCAACCGCTATCGCGGCGGCAACATGGAACGCATAGCGGCCCAGGCCGCTCCGCAAACCAACGGGTCTTATTCCATCGTCGAGTACGAGGACAAACTGGCCTTCCCGCAATTGATGGAAGGCGTCGATGCCGGGCAGGCCGACAATGTCCTGTACTACTACAAACAGGAAATCACCGCGCCGTCACGCATGGCCGGCAGCGTGATCCTGATCCACGAGACCATCGACCAGGTCAAGGAACCGCGCCTGGCGTGGGTCTACAACGCCGGTCAGCGCCGGGTGCGCCGTGCTCCGCAAGTGGCGTATGACGGGCCGGGCAACGGCTCCGACGGCATGCGCACCGCCGACAACACCGACATGATGAACGGCGCGCCGGATCGTTATGACTGGAAGCTGGTGGGCAAACAGGAACTGTACATCCCGTACAACAACTACAAGTTGCAATCGCCGAAGGTGAAATACGACGACATCATCAAGCCGGGGCACATCAACCAGGACCTGACGCGTTATGAGCTGCACCGCGTCTGGCACGTGCAGGCCACGCTGAAGCCGGGGCAGCGCCACGTGTACGCCAAGCGTGACATGTACTTCGACGAAGACACCTGGCAACTGGCCGAAGTCGATCACTACGACGGTCGTGGCCAGCTGTGGCGTGTCGCGGAAGGTTATGCGGTCAACGATTACGAGCGTGGTGCGTCGAACTTCGCCATGCTCGGCATCTACGACCTGATCGCCGGGCGCTACAACGTGTTGGCGATGACCAACCAGTCCAGGCATGCCACCACCTACGGCATGACCGCGAAAATGACCGACTTCACCCCGGCGGCGCTGCGCAACGACGGCATTCGCTGA
- a CDS encoding DUF1302 domain-containing protein, whose product MTTKTMRGVFQPSLLAVAVMVAACASNQAHAVDFNIGEIQGNFDSSLSIGASWSTADPDKQFISNFNSQGVTGGKSSSRTTDDNRLNFKKGETFSKIFKGVHDLELKYGDSGAFVRGKYWYDFELMDESRPFYDINDSGRDRAAKSSGAMFLDSFVYHNYTIGDQVGNVRLGKQVVSWGESTFIGNSINSINPIDVAALRRPGAEVKEGLIPVNLLYVSQGLADNITAEAFYQLQWDKSVVDNCGTFFGSDGVPQGCDDRLVIAGLDLPPGVAKNTGGLAAIAAGTDDAFIPRLKDNDARDSGQYGLALRWYVPEANDTEFGAYAMNYHSRSPFLSINQMSNPAGGVASARSARYFIDYPEDIRLYGLSFQTNVAGVSLGGEVSYRPNMPLQLNTADLLSSATFGATSPLITTGFAGRTLGGEVNGYKRMPVTQAQVTATQFFDQVFGASRLTLVGEVGYNKINGLGKADGTDLRFGRSPAFGSGELPGAVGAATCRGTAAGLPNASNPAQECNNDGFYTSSSWGYRLRGKLDYPNVIAGINLSPNIAWSHDVQGYGPNFDEGSKAVSVGVDADYQNTYTASLSYTNYFGGDFNTNVDRDYAALSFGVNF is encoded by the coding sequence ATGACAACAAAAACAATGCGCGGAGTCTTCCAGCCGAGTCTGCTGGCCGTCGCTGTGATGGTTGCCGCTTGCGCGAGCAATCAGGCTCACGCTGTTGATTTCAACATCGGGGAAATCCAGGGAAATTTCGATTCGTCGCTGTCGATCGGTGCGAGCTGGTCGACGGCTGATCCAGACAAGCAATTCATCTCCAACTTCAACTCCCAGGGTGTCACCGGCGGCAAGTCCTCGTCCCGGACCACCGATGACAATCGCCTGAACTTCAAGAAGGGTGAGACCTTCTCGAAGATCTTCAAGGGCGTGCATGACCTGGAGCTGAAGTACGGCGACAGCGGCGCCTTCGTGCGCGGCAAGTACTGGTACGACTTCGAGCTGATGGACGAGAGCCGTCCGTTCTATGACATCAACGACTCAGGACGCGACCGTGCGGCCAAGTCGTCCGGCGCGATGTTCCTCGACAGCTTCGTCTACCACAACTACACGATCGGCGATCAGGTCGGCAACGTGCGCCTGGGCAAGCAAGTGGTGAGCTGGGGCGAGAGTACCTTCATCGGCAACTCGATCAACAGCATCAACCCGATCGACGTCGCGGCACTGCGCCGCCCGGGCGCGGAAGTGAAGGAGGGCCTGATTCCGGTCAACCTGCTCTACGTGTCCCAGGGCTTGGCCGACAACATCACCGCCGAAGCGTTTTATCAGCTGCAATGGGACAAGTCGGTGGTGGACAACTGCGGCACGTTCTTCGGCAGCGACGGCGTACCCCAAGGCTGCGACGACCGCCTGGTGATCGCCGGTCTCGACCTGCCGCCGGGCGTGGCGAAGAACACCGGTGGCTTGGCAGCCATTGCCGCGGGCACCGATGACGCCTTCATTCCGCGCCTCAAAGACAACGATGCACGCGACAGCGGTCAGTACGGCCTGGCCTTGCGCTGGTACGTGCCAGAGGCCAATGACACCGAGTTCGGTGCCTACGCGATGAACTACCACAGTCGCAGCCCGTTCCTCAGTATCAACCAGATGAGCAACCCGGCCGGTGGCGTCGCTTCGGCGCGCAGTGCCCGCTACTTCATCGATTACCCGGAAGACATCCGCCTGTATGGCTTGAGCTTCCAGACCAACGTCGCCGGCGTCTCGCTCGGTGGCGAAGTCAGCTACCGGCCGAACATGCCGCTGCAACTGAACACCGCTGACCTGCTGTCTTCGGCAACCTTCGGTGCGACGTCGCCGCTGATCACCACCGGTTTCGCCGGACGTACCCTGGGCGGCGAGGTCAATGGCTACAAGCGCATGCCGGTGACCCAGGCACAGGTGACCGCCACGCAGTTCTTCGATCAGGTCTTCGGCGCCAGTCGCCTGACCCTGGTGGGCGAGGTGGGTTACAACAAGATCAACGGCCTGGGCAAGGCGGACGGCACGGACTTGCGCTTCGGTCGCAGCCCGGCCTTCGGTTCCGGTGAACTGCCGGGTGCTGTGGGTGCCGCCACTTGCCGTGGCACCGCAGCGGGCCTGCCCAACGCCAGCAACCCGGCGCAGGAATGCAACAACGATGGTTTCTACACCAGCAGCAGCTGGGGCTATCGCCTGCGCGGCAAGCTCGATTACCCGAACGTGATCGCCGGCATCAACCTGTCGCCGAACATCGCCTGGTCCCATGACGTCCAGGGCTACGGCCCGAACTTCGATGAAGGCTCCAAGGCGGTCAGCGTCGGTGTCGATGCCGACTACCAGAACACCTACACCGCCAGCCTCAGTTACACCAACTACTTCGGTGGCGATTTCAATACCAACGTCGACCGCGACTATGCCGCGCTGAGCTTCGGCGTGAATTTCTGA
- a CDS encoding lipid-transfer protein yields the protein MSEKVLVAGVGMIPFRKPSDSPSYVQMGAEAVRRALADAGIDYNLVQEVYAGYVYGDSTCGQTVLYEVGMTGIPVVNVNNNCATGSTALYLARKAIETGSADCVLAVGFEQMQAGALKSHWDDRPPTRERFLPILRGLTADMDGMPQAIRTFGGAGREYMDKYGTRMETFAAVRAKASRHAANNPLALFRKVLSVEDVMNDPVILPGVMTRLMACPPTCGGAAAILVSERFAKKHGLRRDVEIVAQAMTTDTPESFNFEKPSMLDWVGTHMTHAAVGQVYEKAGVGPQDIDVCELHDCFAQNEVICYESLGFCPEGGAEKFVMDGDNTYGGQTVINPSGGLLSKGHPLGATGLAQCYELTQQLRGNAEQRQVDGARLAMAHNLGLGGACVVTLYGKTGG from the coding sequence ATGAGCGAAAAAGTACTGGTTGCCGGCGTCGGCATGATCCCTTTCCGCAAGCCCAGCGACAGCCCGAGCTATGTGCAGATGGGGGCCGAAGCGGTGCGTCGCGCCCTGGCCGATGCCGGCATCGACTACAACCTGGTGCAGGAGGTGTACGCCGGTTACGTCTACGGCGACTCCACCTGCGGGCAGACCGTGCTGTACGAAGTGGGCATGACCGGGATTCCGGTGGTCAACGTCAACAACAACTGTGCCACCGGTTCCACGGCGCTGTACCTGGCGCGCAAGGCCATCGAAACAGGTTCGGCCGATTGCGTATTGGCGGTGGGTTTCGAGCAGATGCAGGCCGGCGCGTTGAAGTCTCACTGGGACGACCGCCCGCCAACCCGTGAGCGTTTCCTGCCGATCCTGCGCGGCCTGACTGCCGACATGGACGGCATGCCCCAGGCGATCCGCACCTTCGGCGGTGCCGGGCGCGAGTACATGGACAAATACGGCACCCGCATGGAGACCTTCGCCGCTGTGCGCGCCAAGGCCAGCCGGCATGCCGCCAACAACCCGCTCGCCTTGTTTCGCAAGGTGCTCAGCGTCGAAGACGTGATGAACGACCCGGTGATTCTGCCAGGCGTGATGACCCGCCTGATGGCCTGCCCGCCAACCTGCGGTGGCGCGGCGGCGATCCTGGTGTCCGAGCGTTTTGCCAAGAAGCATGGCCTGCGCCGCGACGTGGAAATCGTCGCCCAGGCGATGACCACCGACACCCCCGAATCCTTCAATTTCGAAAAACCCTCGATGCTCGATTGGGTCGGCACCCACATGACCCACGCCGCCGTGGGCCAGGTCTACGAGAAGGCCGGCGTCGGCCCGCAAGACATCGATGTCTGCGAGCTGCATGACTGCTTCGCCCAGAACGAAGTGATCTGCTACGAGTCGCTGGGTTTCTGCCCCGAGGGCGGCGCCGAGAAGTTCGTCATGGACGGCGACAACACCTACGGCGGACAGACCGTGATCAACCCGTCCGGCGGCCTGCTTTCCAAGGGCCATCCCTTGGGCGCCACCGGCCTGGCGCAGTGCTACGAGCTGACCCAGCAATTGCGCGGCAATGCCGAGCAGCGCCAGGTCGACGGTGCACGCCTGGCCATGGCGCACAACCTCGGCCTGGGGGGGGCCTGCGTGGTGACGCTGTACGGAAAAACCGGCGGGTGA